One region of Elaeis guineensis isolate ETL-2024a unplaced genomic scaffold, EG11 Super_Scaffold_1000024, whole genome shotgun sequence genomic DNA includes:
- the LOC140854505 gene encoding chaperone protein dnaJ 49-like, producing MDGNKDEAVRCVKLAESALASGDKQRALKFIRIARRLDHNLVLDDLLAACEKLDSSNPTAREGKIALDQVRNDRDSSKASEVSNGDRNYTEEHVRVIREIRRNKDYYAILGVEKSCSVEEIRKAYKKLSLKVHPDKNKAPGAEEAFKSVCKAFKCLSVEESRRHYDQTGIVEDSDFNQQYSNMRRRRRRTSRNDFFDENFDPDEFFRSFFGSQGDVFRAQRVYRTREMGPMGRQQRERNGQGGGTNFIFLLQFLPILLFFLLAYFPFPDPQFSLQKSYSYQIPKVTKKHGVEYFVKLEDFDQKFPEGSPAREDLEHDVLRDYKSVLGRLCHVELHRRTWVRTYPTPHCDKLRSLGVS from the coding sequence ATGGATGGTAACAAGGATGAGGCTGTGAGATGTGTCAAACTGGCTGAATCGGCTCTAGCATCCGGTGATAAGCAGCGGGCGTTGAAATTTATCAGAATTGCTCGGAGGTTGGACCATAATCTGGTTCTTGATGATCTCTTGGCTGCTTGCGAGAAACTAGACAGCTCAAATCCCACTGCCCGTGAAGGGAAAATAGCCCTAGATCAAGTCCGCAATGATCGGGATTCCTCTAAGGCATCAGAGGTTTCAAATGGAGATCGAAATTACACTGAAGAGCATGTTAGAGTGATTAGAGAGATCAGGAGGAACAAGGATTATTATGCAATTCTTGGTGTGGAGAAGAGTTGCTCGGTCGAGGAAATTAGGAAAGCCTACAAGAAGCTGTCCCTTAAGGTTCATCCTGACAAGAACAAGGCCCCAGGAGCAGAGGAGGCGTTCAAGTCTGTTTGCAAAGCTTTCAAATGTTTGAGTGTTGAAGAATCGAGACGGCACTATGACCAAACAGGGATTGTTGAAGACTCTGATTTCAACCAGCAATACAGTAatatgaggaggaggaggagaaggaccaGTAGAAATGACTTCTTTGATGAGAATTTTGATCCTGATGAATTCTTCAGGTCCTTCTTTGGCTCTCAGGGTGATGTATTTCGTGCCCAACGAGTTTATAGGACAAGAGAGATGGGACCGATGGGCAGGCAACAAAGGGAACGAAATGGTCAGGGAGGAGggactaatttcatatttttacttCAGTTCTTGcccattttgcttttcttcttgcTTGCGTACTTTCCTTTTCCAGACCCACAATTCTCGCTACAGAAGAGTTATTCCTATCAGATCCCAAAGGTTACAAAGAAACATGGAGTGGAGTATTTTGTCAAATTGGAAGATTTTGATCAGAAGTTCCCAGAAGGAAGTCCTGCCAGAGAAGATCTTGAACATGATGTTTTGAGGGACTATAAAAGTGTACTTGGGCGACTCTGTCATGTGGAGCTTCACAGGCGCACCTGGGTGAGAACTTATCCGACACCTCATTGTGATAAGCTACGGAGTCTTGGAGTGTCATGA